The region TCAGCTTGTTCAAATACGTGTTCTCTTTATTCTCAAAAATTACTCCTTTTATAATCTTCCTGTAGTTTTAGCCTATTCAAACTAGTCAAACCTTTGAAATGCTAGAAAAATGATATTCAGCTGTTCTGTTATTCTTAAATGGTTACATTTCAGTAATGCATAGTCTGATGATAATTCAATGATTAGAATTTAAATTTACCACAAAATCCATGGTGTTAATTACCAAGACCTGTCAACAAATCAGttgggaaaagaaggggaaagataCAATGTATGCTTGGACTAACAGAAGCAAAGACCTTAAGAGTCTGCAACTCTGGGATCTGATTTGTTTTGGAACTCAGAACTCTGGGGCCAATTCTGTGAAATCGCTTTCCTACGATTTGTCTTTTTCTGGCTTCAAGGTATACTCACCACTTCTTCCCGCTTGGTCTTGTCTGTCGCTGGCCAAGCTTCCAGAGGCAGCTCAGGAAGAATGGGGGACAGGGGCTGCATGGAGAacagtggaggcagaggtggctgtGGTGCCAGGGGCTGCATGGGGTGCAGAGGTGACTGGGGCTGCATGGGCTGATGAGACTGGGGTGGGATGGCTTGGGGCTGGAAGGGCTGCTGGAAGGGCTGCTGGGCAGATGGAGGGATGTTTGGCTGATGGTGTTGGGTTGGAGTCATGGAGTGGTGGCCAGGAACTGGCATCATTGGTTGCTGGGGGGCCACTGGCTGTTGAGCTGGCACCACTGGGAGGTGGTGATGAGGCTGAAGGGTGTGACTCGGGGGATGCTGTTGAGACAGCACAGGGATGATTTGGTGGTGCAGCCATCCACCCATGGGTTCGTAACCATAGGAAGGATACTGGTGAGAAACAAAGAGTCAGGTTTACCATTGGCTCAGTTGATTTCTAACTGGAGAAGTAGCAGTAGTGTTTGTTATTATGACCTTATGaatattttagtcattttttcctttgcaagaaTTTCTAACAGTGTACACAGATATGACCTTTTACAAACTAAAATTCCCATTAGTGTTTGTAGATGGAGTAGACATGATATTTCAGTTTAAAAGGGAATTAAAATGCATGCCTATTCTCTAAAGGGAATGAAGAACAAAATGTTTACATACCGGCTGCCTTATCATGCTCTGGTACCACTTCAAAGGGGTAAGCACCTTAAGAGAAAGAGACATTAGAATGCATTTGATTATGTTTAACTACATAAGAACTAAATACTAAACTCACTAATGCAGTATGAAATATAGACTCACTAATGCAGTCCTGTCAGTATTGATAGCCTGAGAATGTGACTtctacaaaagaaagaagaaggtaaacattTGTTGGATGTTTCCTATGTGTCAGGTACTGTGTTATATCCATCCCATCcacttttcctgttttctcacaTGATCTGAGGCAGGTATCACCCTCACTTTTATAGGTAATGTTATGAAAACTCAGGTAGGTTCATTCACTTAGCTGAAGTTACAAGAGTAGTAATTCGATTTAATTCCACAGTTCCTGCTCTTCATtgaaagagcaaaacaaacaattaaaaatttatgacACAACAATGTGATCTAATATTCATTTGATCCTTTCTTATTTGATATCACAatggagaaagagggtggagacCTTTCCTTTTATCCTTAAGACATAGATTTCTTGATCAAATATATCAACATTTTAAGatgaaacagtaaaatttgcCTCAGATTCCTACTAGCAATTTTCTTCAGTTTATATGAGTAAACAGATTCATATCTTTATCTGAACCTGTGAGATAAATAAAGAATTTCATCCCTCTCTAGACAGTATTGCCTTATTAGTTAGACTCAGATTTATAACTCTCTTGTATGGTATATTATTTAATCAATACAACAAAAAACTATTAACCTCACTCAAGTTATGAGTGGCATAGCTCTTTCCATGCCCTTTATTATTCTCCAAATAATATTCTTGAAATGTAGTTATCATTGTCTCCCTTCTCTAGATGAGGAAAACAAAGTTCCGTGGGGAAAAACAGATCTTCCCAAGGTCATAGAATTTGCATGCCTTTGAGGAGACCCCCCCCAAACCCTGTTTCTAGAACTCTTCTGCTTTCCGTCACTCTGAAGATACTCTTTGAAACCACTTTTCCTTGATCACTTAGCAGAGCCAATCGCGTGTGGATGTCTTTGAATCAGCAATTTTTCCAGCTAGAAAAGTTTTTAACATCTTACTTACTCCTCGAATTTTATAGGCTGGCACAGAACAAGACTGTTGAAGCCGAGTTCAGTTTCTGCCCTATCATGGAGCCTTCCTGAGTGGTAGTTCATGGTGGATACATTTAAAACTAGGTTTAAAAGTAGAGGCTGAGTCAGAGTGACCAGGTAGAAGGGTGCTGGGAAATGCAGATTTGAGGCCATCAGTCGGGGCTTAAAGCTGCTGGTGGGAACTGAAAAAGTGTGACCATTTGAGAAACATCTTGAATGAAGAATCAACACACCACTCTTTACAGATCTCAGGACATCTTTAACTCAAACAATGGTCAAAATTAGTAAATAGAAAAATTACCTCATAGCTTAAGTTGATATAACCAGGGCTCCCAGGATGAGGTGGTAGCTTTTTTAGAAATGGAAGAGGGcagattcaaagaaaaagagggggagaaacaaagaaaaaggagaaagaggaagagaaagaaagaaattaagtcaaTATCAATTGTTCACATTAAGGATGTCTAAAGCTTATACATAGTACAGAATGTATTTGAGGTCTACTTTTAGCCTGAGCATGTATACTGTGGTGGAGAAGCCTTCTCATTTTAAAGAGGCTCTGATTAGCTAAATGACTTTCCCAGGGGTCA is a window of Arvicola amphibius chromosome X, mArvAmp1.2, whole genome shotgun sequence DNA encoding:
- the Amelx gene encoding amelogenin, X isoform isoform X1; translated protein: MGTWILFACLLGAAFAMPLPPHPGSPGYINLSYEVLTPLKWYQSMIRQPYPSYGYEPMGGWLHHQIIPVLSQQHPPSHTLQPHHHLPVVPAQQPVAPQQPMMPVPGHHSMTPTQHHQPNIPPSAQQPFQQPFQPQAIPPQSHQPMQPQSPLHPMQPLAPQPPLPPLFSMQPLSPILPELPLEAWPATDKTKREEVVLNPMKVVPGHAKASA
- the Amelx gene encoding amelogenin, X isoform isoform X2 — its product is MGTWILFACLLGAAFAMPLPPHPGSPGYINLSYEVLTPLKWYQSMIRQPHPPSHTLQPHHHLPVVPAQQPVAPQQPMMPVPGHHSMTPTQHHQPNIPPSAQQPFQQPFQPQAIPPQSHQPMQPQSPLHPMQPLAPQPPLPPLFSMQPLSPILPELPLEAWPATDKTKREEVVLNPMKVVPGHAKASA